In Cyanobacteria bacterium GSL.Bin1, the following are encoded in one genomic region:
- the rpsO gene encoding 30S ribosomal protein S15, with translation MSLTQEKKQEIINDYQVHETDTGSAEVQIAILTKRITRLTEHLKFNDKDHSSRRGLLKLIGHRRSLLSYLQKENQQRYQDLIQRLGIRG, from the coding sequence ATGAGTCTGACCCAAGAAAAAAAGCAGGAAATCATTAACGATTATCAAGTTCATGAAACGGACACGGGCTCTGCTGAAGTCCAAATTGCTATCTTAACGAAGCGGATTACTCGTTTAACTGAACATCTTAAATTTAACGATAAGGATCACTCCTCACGCCGGGGACTATTGAAGTTAATTGGTCATCGTCGCAGTTTGTTATCCTATCTACAGAAAGAAAATCAACAACGCTATCAAGACTTAATCCAACGACTTGGTATTCGTGGCTAA
- a CDS encoding Hsp20 family protein, whose product MALVRWNPYAEMSAFRRQLDRLFDEMANQATAGEHAWQPAIELDENGENLVLKVQVPGLKADDLDISASRDSITISGEYRSEEESEGENTYHSEFRYGKFSRTINLPVEIQQDKVTATYKDGIVTLTLPKVEDEVNRPVKINLGSQPNPALNENN is encoded by the coding sequence ATGGCTTTAGTACGCTGGAATCCTTATGCAGAAATGAGTGCCTTCCGTCGTCAACTGGATCGTCTGTTCGATGAAATGGCAAATCAAGCGACTGCGGGCGAACATGCTTGGCAACCCGCGATTGAACTGGATGAAAATGGTGAAAACTTAGTGCTGAAAGTTCAAGTGCCAGGTTTGAAAGCGGATGACTTAGATATTAGTGCCAGTCGCGATTCCATAACCATTAGCGGCGAATATCGCAGCGAAGAAGAAAGTGAAGGGGAAAACACCTATCACTCTGAATTCCGCTATGGTAAGTTCAGCCGCACGATTAATTTACCGGTTGAAATCCAACAAGACAAAGTGACAGCCACCTACAAAGATGGGATTGTTACCTTAACCCTGCCCAAAGTTGAAGATGAGGTGAATCGCCCGGTAAAAATTAATCTCGGTAGCCAACCCAATCCAGCACTGAACGAAAACAACTAG
- a CDS encoding tRNA-specific adenosine deaminase, with translation MRLDKESYQQHCRWMQYALELAAEAGKAGEIPVGAVLVDAEGNILGEGNNRKERDRDPTAHAEIIAIRAAAQKISNWHLNNLTLYVTLEPCPMCSGAIIQGRVGTLVYGADDPKTGAVRSVLNLPDSAASNHRLTVIGGILGRACRQQLQAWFQQKREEG, from the coding sequence ATGCGGCTGGATAAAGAAAGTTATCAACAACACTGTCGCTGGATGCAGTATGCGCTGGAACTAGCAGCAGAAGCAGGAAAGGCAGGAGAAATTCCAGTTGGCGCAGTGTTAGTTGATGCAGAAGGTAACATTTTGGGAGAAGGGAATAATCGCAAAGAGCGCGATCGCGATCCGACTGCCCATGCGGAAATCATTGCGATTCGGGCTGCTGCTCAAAAAATCTCTAATTGGCATCTCAATAACTTAACACTTTATGTCACCCTAGAACCCTGTCCGATGTGTAGCGGGGCAATTATTCAAGGGCGCGTTGGAACTCTGGTTTATGGGGCGGATGACCCCAAGACAGGGGCTGTGCGAAGCGTTCTCAACCTGCCCGATAGCGCTGCTTCTAATCATCGTTTAACAGTCATTGGCGGTATTCTAGGACGTGCTTGTCGCCAGCAGTTACAAGCTTGGTTCCAGCAAAAAAGAGAAGAAGGGTAA
- a CDS encoding DUF3464 family protein, giving the protein MASQPEEQRTNLPFEPNRKRKKKPKTAPATAESTSEPQPSTQAQRKAQASLSAIPEGVSQRMVRRMAFFSGIPTSLGILSFFIFYWIVTQELLDLPPYTVVLVSMGLFGLGVLGLSYGLISASWDEQRIGTWLGWEEFTTNLKRIFAAWRSARQERRQE; this is encoded by the coding sequence ATGGCTTCTCAACCAGAAGAACAACGCACTAACTTACCCTTTGAACCCAATCGAAAGCGTAAGAAGAAACCCAAAACCGCACCGGCAACTGCTGAGTCCACATCTGAGCCTCAGCCCTCAACACAAGCTCAACGCAAAGCGCAAGCTTCTCTCTCTGCCATTCCTGAAGGCGTGAGCCAACGCATGGTGCGCCGGATGGCTTTCTTTTCAGGAATTCCCACTAGTTTAGGGATTTTGAGCTTTTTTATTTTTTACTGGATTGTTACCCAGGAATTACTAGACCTGCCTCCCTACACCGTTGTTTTGGTCAGTATGGGGCTGTTTGGGCTTGGTGTTTTAGGTCTTAGCTATGGTCTAATTTCTGCTTCTTGGGATGAACAGCGAATTGGCACCTGGTTGGGTTGGGAAGAATTTACCACGAATCTTAAACGAATTTTTGCCGCTTGGCGGAGTGCAAGGCAAGAACGCCGTCAAGAATAA
- the aroF gene encoding 3-deoxy-7-phosphoheptulonate synthase produces the protein MIIVMKVGSPEAEISRLCEDCSAKGLTPEKIVGKHKVVIGLVGDTASMDPLQIQEMSPWIEEVLRVEQPFKRASREFRHGEPSEVWVDTPNGAVPFGENHPVVLVAGPCSVENEEMIVETAKAVKASGAKFLRGGAYKPRTSPYAFQGHGESALGLLAAAREASGLGIITEVMDTADVEKIAEVADVLQVGARNMQNFALLKKVGAQDKPVLLKRGMSATIEEWIMAAEYILAAGNPNVILCERGIRTFDRRYTRNTLDLSVIPVLRTLTHLPIMIDPSHGTGKSEYVPAMAMGAIATGTDSLMIEVHPNPSKAWSDGAQSLTPARFDELVQELSVIAKPLGRWASSPVTVA, from the coding sequence ATGATCATTGTGATGAAAGTCGGCTCACCCGAAGCCGAAATTAGCCGTCTCTGCGAAGATTGTTCTGCCAAGGGTCTAACGCCAGAAAAAATTGTGGGTAAGCATAAAGTCGTTATTGGCTTAGTCGGGGATACGGCTTCGATGGATCCCTTACAAATCCAAGAAATGAGCCCTTGGATTGAAGAAGTCCTTCGCGTCGAACAGCCCTTTAAACGCGCGAGTCGGGAATTTCGTCATGGTGAACCCAGTGAAGTTTGGGTTGATACCCCGAATGGGGCAGTTCCCTTTGGTGAAAATCATCCGGTAGTACTCGTTGCCGGTCCTTGTTCTGTCGAGAATGAGGAAATGATTGTCGAAACGGCAAAAGCAGTGAAGGCATCAGGAGCGAAGTTTTTACGCGGCGGTGCTTATAAGCCTCGTACCTCGCCTTATGCCTTCCAAGGTCATGGTGAAAGTGCATTAGGATTACTGGCAGCCGCTAGAGAAGCCAGCGGTTTGGGCATCATTACAGAAGTGATGGACACTGCTGATGTGGAAAAAATCGCGGAAGTGGCGGATGTCTTACAGGTGGGGGCGCGCAATATGCAAAACTTCGCGCTGTTGAAAAAAGTCGGTGCTCAGGATAAGCCGGTATTACTGAAGCGCGGGATGTCGGCAACGATTGAAGAGTGGATTATGGCCGCAGAATATATTTTAGCGGCAGGGAATCCGAATGTGATTTTATGTGAGCGCGGCATTCGCACCTTTGATCGTCGTTATACGCGCAATACCTTGGACTTGTCGGTCATTCCGGTGTTGCGGACCTTAACCCACTTGCCCATTATGATTGACCCGAGTCATGGCACGGGCAAGTCGGAATATGTCCCAGCTATGGCAATGGGCGCGATCGCGACGGGAACCGATTCTTTGATGATTGAAGTCCACCCCAATCCCTCGAAAGCCTGGTCCGATGGCGCACAGTCGCTTACGCCTGCCCGTTTTGATGAACTTGTACAAGAATTAAGTGTCATTGCGAAACCTTTAGGCCGTTGGGCAAGTTCTCCAGTTACTGTGGCTTAG
- a CDS encoding phosphoribosylglycinamide formyltransferase, with translation MTDSVIISPHGGDVQLSQPLALGVMASGKGSNFVALANAIAQGQLNAEIKVVIYNKPQAQVREKAEHFGIPAILCNHRDYPNREAFDQVLVETLKAQAVDWVVMAGWMRVVTPVLINAFPDRLINIHPSLLPSFKGINGVEQALAAGVKIAGCTVHLVRPEVDSGPILMQAAVPVLDNDTAETLHQRIQVQEHNILPRAIAIAAQNEQKRKS, from the coding sequence TTGACGGACTCGGTAATTATTTCCCCTCATGGGGGCGATGTTCAGTTATCGCAGCCCCTTGCCTTGGGGGTAATGGCTTCGGGAAAAGGAAGTAATTTTGTTGCTCTTGCCAACGCGATCGCGCAAGGACAACTCAATGCAGAGATTAAGGTTGTCATTTACAATAAACCCCAGGCTCAGGTGAGGGAAAAAGCGGAACACTTTGGCATTCCGGCAATTCTCTGTAATCATCGGGACTATCCGAACCGAGAAGCGTTTGATCAAGTGTTAGTGGAAACGTTAAAGGCACAAGCTGTGGATTGGGTGGTGATGGCGGGTTGGATGCGAGTGGTAACGCCCGTATTAATTAATGCCTTTCCGGATCGGCTGATCAATATTCATCCCAGCTTGCTACCGAGTTTTAAAGGGATTAATGGGGTAGAACAAGCCTTAGCGGCTGGGGTTAAAATTGCTGGCTGTACGGTGCATTTAGTGCGCCCAGAAGTGGATAGCGGTCCCATTTTAATGCAAGCTGCTGTCCCCGTTTTAGACAACGATACTGCCGAAACCTTGCACCAACGGATTCAAGTGCAAGAACACAACATCTTACCTCGCGCGATCGCGATCGCGGCTCAAAACGAGCAAAAACGCAAATCATAG
- the grxC gene encoding glutaredoxin 3, with product MLKSLLALLGRQPGNYAADVEIYTWQTCPFCIRAKMLLGWKGVKFTEYKIDGDEAARNEMAQRANGRRSVPEIFINNEHIGGCDELYALDKSGELDKRLMQPANAAG from the coding sequence ATGCTTAAATCTCTCCTGGCTTTACTGGGCAGACAACCGGGAAATTATGCAGCAGATGTCGAAATCTATACTTGGCAAACTTGCCCGTTTTGCATTCGGGCAAAAATGCTGCTGGGTTGGAAAGGCGTCAAGTTTACTGAATATAAAATCGACGGTGACGAAGCGGCAAGAAATGAAATGGCGCAACGTGCCAATGGTCGCCGGAGTGTCCCTGAAATTTTTATTAATAATGAACATATTGGAGGGTGCGATGAACTCTATGCCCTCGATAAAAGTGGAGAACTTGATAAACGATTAATGCAGCCAGCTAATGCGGCTGGATAA
- the ruvX gene encoding Holliday junction resolvase RuvX → MKAKLSVLGLDIGKKRIGIAGCDGTGLIATPIMTLERTGFTDDVEQFKYLITERQVTRLVIGLPYAMNGDLGQQGQRIAKYARRLEQVLNLPIEYVDERLTSIEAEARLKTKRGFSPRRDKAQIDAHAAAIILQQWLNQRRTQQENTVNSQ, encoded by the coding sequence TTGAAAGCAAAACTCTCAGTTTTAGGGCTCGATATTGGTAAAAAACGGATTGGAATTGCCGGTTGCGATGGCACCGGATTGATTGCCACACCGATTATGACCCTGGAACGTACCGGGTTTACCGATGATGTGGAACAATTTAAGTACCTAATTACGGAACGTCAAGTGACCCGCTTAGTCATCGGCTTACCCTACGCGATGAATGGTGATCTAGGTCAGCAAGGACAACGCATTGCAAAATATGCACGACGACTGGAACAAGTTTTAAATCTGCCGATTGAATATGTGGATGAACGTTTAACGTCTATTGAAGCGGAAGCACGACTCAAAACAAAGCGGGGCTTTTCTCCCCGCCGAGATAAAGCACAAATTGATGCTCATGCCGCTGCTATTATCCTGCAACAGTGGTTAAATCAGCGTCGGACACAGCAAGAAAACACTGTCAACTCCCAATAA